In Pseudobacteriovorax antillogorgiicola, a single window of DNA contains:
- a CDS encoding MATE family efflux transporter, whose amino-acid sequence MESQRFKKIMGLSLPIMGGMVSQNVTNLVDIFFVKNLGSAALAAVGLGGFAAFVSISLVLGVSTGVQAIAARRKGEGEFTKLAQPLNTGLLIALVSGIALAVPLFILVPHFYPYLNSDPEVIDLGSSYLQIRLLGIVFVGLNFSFRGYWNGINLSKLYMGTLVFMHLINIFLNYALIFGNFGFPQLGLDGAAWGTSISFACGTLVYLSLGMRHARHAGFLRIWPSWDQIKQMLTLSLPSGVQQLFFSSGLLAFFWIVGLVGTTELAAANILTNVMLVAILPAMGLGLAAASLVGQALGRQDAEDARLWAWDVVKVGILIIGTIGLPMWAVPDWVLLPFAPGPEAMAASRLPLRITGAYIALDSVGLVLMNALLGAGASKQVMAVSLSLQWILFLPLALLAVSLLGAGFTTLWVMQGTYRLFQAIVFIVIWERGSWASIKL is encoded by the coding sequence TTGGAAAGCCAGCGATTTAAGAAAATTATGGGTCTCTCGCTGCCTATCATGGGCGGAATGGTATCCCAAAACGTCACAAATCTGGTTGATATCTTCTTTGTCAAAAACTTGGGGAGTGCAGCTCTGGCTGCAGTGGGCTTGGGAGGTTTTGCGGCATTTGTCTCGATTTCTCTCGTTCTCGGGGTGTCTACTGGAGTTCAAGCAATTGCAGCGCGACGCAAGGGTGAAGGTGAATTTACGAAGTTAGCCCAGCCGTTGAACACGGGTCTGCTCATTGCCTTGGTTTCAGGGATCGCCTTGGCTGTCCCGCTCTTTATTTTGGTGCCACATTTTTATCCTTACCTGAATAGCGATCCTGAAGTCATCGATCTGGGTAGCTCCTACTTACAGATCAGGTTGCTAGGCATTGTATTTGTTGGCTTAAACTTTTCCTTTCGTGGTTATTGGAACGGGATCAACTTATCCAAGCTCTACATGGGAACACTGGTCTTCATGCACCTTATCAATATCTTCCTCAACTATGCCTTAATTTTTGGAAACTTTGGATTTCCGCAGCTGGGGCTGGATGGTGCTGCGTGGGGGACCAGTATTTCCTTTGCGTGTGGAACCTTGGTTTATCTCTCCCTAGGGATGCGGCATGCGCGCCATGCAGGGTTTCTAAGAATCTGGCCCTCATGGGATCAGATCAAGCAGATGCTGACATTATCGTTACCCAGTGGCGTCCAACAGCTGTTTTTTTCTAGCGGTCTTCTGGCTTTCTTCTGGATCGTAGGCCTTGTTGGTACTACCGAACTAGCAGCTGCGAACATCCTTACTAATGTGATGTTGGTGGCGATACTCCCGGCTATGGGATTGGGGCTGGCTGCTGCATCACTCGTAGGGCAGGCCTTGGGGCGACAAGACGCTGAAGATGCACGGCTTTGGGCTTGGGATGTCGTCAAAGTGGGGATTCTAATCATCGGAACGATAGGCTTGCCTATGTGGGCTGTTCCCGACTGGGTGCTGCTGCCATTTGCCCCAGGGCCTGAGGCTATGGCTGCGTCGCGATTGCCACTCAGAATTACAGGAGCCTACATCGCACTCGATTCTGTCGGGCTTGTCTTGATGAATGCTCTTCTGGGAGCTGGGGCGAGCAAGCAAGTGATGGCTGTGTCACTGTCGTTGCAGTGGATTTTGTTTCTTCCTCTAGCTTTGCTCGCAGTAAGTTTGCTGGGAGCAGGCTTTACAACCCTGTGGGTCATGCAGGGAACTTACCGACTTTTCCAAGCCATAGTATTTATTGTGATTTGGGAGCGAGGTAGCTGGGCGTCAATCAAGCTGTAA
- the sufB gene encoding Fe-S cluster assembly protein SufB, giving the protein MEEATSEFSNREYKYGFVSDVETEDFPVGINEDIVNMISDIKDEPDFVRQYRLKAFRYWQKMSEPDWAEIDYPKIDFQGVRYYSAPKKNTDGPKSLDEVDPEILETFKKLGIPLGEQARLAGVAVDAVFDSVSVGTTHQEELEKYGIIFCSFSEAIRDHPELVQKYLGKVVPYKDNFYAALNAAVFSDGSFCYIPKGVKCPMDLSTYFRINAAGSGQFERTLVIADEGSSVSYLEGCTAPQRDENQLHAAVVELIAMDDAEIKYSTVQNWYAGNEKGEGGIYNFVTKRGLCAGRNSHISWTQVEAGSAITWKYPSCILKGDNSRGEFYSVALTNNKMQADTGTKMIHIGKNTRSKIISKGISAEESSNVYRGQVKIMASAENARNYSQCDSMLVGDKCSANTYPYIEVQNDSGTVEHEASTCKLNADQLFYLQSRGLEEEEAIGLLLNGFCKEVFNELPLEFSAEAVKLLEMKLEGSVG; this is encoded by the coding sequence ATGGAAGAAGCTACTTCAGAATTTTCCAACCGAGAGTACAAATATGGGTTTGTCTCAGACGTGGAAACCGAAGACTTCCCAGTTGGTATTAACGAAGATATTGTGAATATGATATCTGATATCAAAGATGAGCCCGACTTCGTTCGTCAGTATCGCTTGAAGGCTTTTCGATACTGGCAGAAGATGTCAGAGCCTGACTGGGCGGAAATCGATTATCCAAAGATCGATTTTCAAGGAGTTCGTTACTACAGCGCTCCTAAGAAAAATACTGATGGACCAAAAAGCCTCGACGAAGTCGATCCAGAAATCCTGGAAACGTTCAAAAAGCTTGGCATTCCCCTTGGCGAGCAAGCTCGGCTTGCAGGTGTAGCTGTAGATGCTGTGTTTGATAGCGTCTCGGTGGGCACCACTCACCAAGAAGAGCTAGAAAAATACGGCATCATTTTCTGCTCGTTTTCGGAAGCTATCCGCGATCATCCTGAGCTTGTGCAAAAGTATTTGGGCAAGGTGGTCCCCTATAAAGATAACTTTTACGCGGCTCTCAACGCAGCCGTGTTTTCTGACGGTTCTTTTTGCTACATCCCCAAGGGGGTGAAGTGCCCGATGGACCTATCCACATATTTCCGTATCAATGCTGCTGGCTCAGGGCAGTTCGAACGAACCCTGGTCATCGCTGATGAAGGTAGCTCGGTCAGCTATCTTGAAGGTTGCACCGCCCCCCAAAGGGATGAAAATCAGCTTCATGCAGCCGTAGTCGAGCTGATTGCCATGGATGACGCCGAGATCAAGTATTCAACCGTTCAGAACTGGTATGCTGGAAACGAGAAGGGCGAAGGTGGCATTTATAACTTCGTGACGAAGCGCGGTCTTTGCGCTGGTCGGAACTCTCATATTTCATGGACGCAAGTTGAAGCTGGTTCTGCGATCACTTGGAAGTATCCTAGCTGCATTCTCAAGGGCGATAACTCTCGCGGTGAATTCTACTCGGTAGCGCTCACCAATAATAAGATGCAAGCGGACACCGGCACTAAGATGATCCACATTGGCAAGAATACTCGCAGTAAAATCATTTCAAAGGGTATTTCTGCTGAGGAATCCTCCAATGTCTATCGGGGCCAGGTGAAAATCATGGCATCGGCGGAAAATGCTCGCAACTACTCCCAGTGTGATTCGATGTTAGTTGGCGATAAGTGTAGTGCCAATACCTATCCCTACATCGAAGTGCAAAACGACTCTGGTACGGTGGAGCACGAAGCCAGTACCTGTAAACTCAATGCCGATCAGCTCTTTTATTTACAGTCCCGTGGGCTTGAAGAGGAAGAGGCGATCGGTCTGCTATTAAATGGCTTTTGCAAAGAGGTCTTCAACGAGTTGCCACTCGAATTCTCAGCCGAGGCCGTAAAATTACTTGAAATGAAATTAGAAGGAAGTGTGGGATAA
- a CDS encoding RrF2 family transcriptional regulator: MNLTSRSRYAIKIMLDLAKHTEEPLVRRQDIVKRQGVPAKYLDQILVRLRKAGLVDSIRGRTGGYRVGRKLDSITLWDIFHAVEDGIYPVACVDEHEACRYTASCVASGPWQLIFDTLRSQLEGMTLIDLANRYAVQEKMCPMAGIRECKQGREPVRV; encoded by the coding sequence ATGAATCTAACATCGAGAAGTCGTTACGCTATCAAGATCATGCTCGATCTTGCCAAGCACACAGAAGAGCCTCTGGTCCGTCGCCAGGACATTGTCAAACGACAGGGGGTTCCTGCTAAGTATCTCGATCAAATTCTCGTACGCCTGAGAAAGGCTGGGTTGGTCGATTCTATCCGAGGTCGAACGGGTGGTTACCGAGTGGGGCGCAAGCTAGACAGCATTACACTCTGGGATATTTTTCATGCCGTTGAAGATGGCATCTACCCGGTGGCCTGTGTTGATGAGCACGAGGCCTGTCGGTACACAGCTTCCTGTGTCGCGAGCGGCCCTTGGCAGCTTATTTTCGATACCTTGAGATCCCAGCTCGAAGGGATGACCCTGATCGATCTTGCTAACCGCTATGCGGTTCAAGAAAAAATGTGCCCCATGGCGGGGATTCGAGAGTGTAAACAAGGCCGCGAGCCCGTCAGAGTATGA